One genomic region from Gemmatimonadales bacterium encodes:
- a CDS encoding SRPBCC family protein, producing the protein MTGATQDMTTDAAPVAERQREVDGTETRERHTGNGSRAGARDEPERLARRLGWFSVGLGLAEIAAPRAVGRVIGIEDDARLHRTLMAFGARELVSGVGILSRPRSSAWLWARVAGDLMDLALLGSALRSEDSQRGRVAAAAAAVAGVTVLDVITGRELSRAGERAGQAPGLIDVAKTITVNRTPEEVYGFWRDLQNLPQFMEHLESVQVLSNRRSRWKAKAPAGRSVEWEAEIVEDRPNELISWRVAEDADVTHSGSVRFTAAPGGRGTEIRVGFSYAPPGGALGSLVAKLFGEEPGQQVDSDLRRLKQVLETGEVVHSDASVHRGPHPARPSAELL; encoded by the coding sequence ATGACAGGAGCGACACAGGACATGACGACCGATGCCGCGCCCGTTGCCGAAAGGCAGCGAGAGGTCGACGGCACCGAGACGCGCGAGCGTCATACAGGCAACGGAAGCAGAGCCGGGGCGCGGGACGAGCCGGAGCGCCTCGCTCGCAGACTGGGGTGGTTCAGCGTGGGTTTGGGACTGGCGGAGATCGCGGCGCCGCGCGCCGTGGGCCGGGTGATCGGGATCGAGGACGATGCACGTCTTCATCGTACGCTGATGGCGTTCGGGGCTCGGGAGCTAGTCAGCGGTGTCGGGATCCTGAGCCGGCCCCGCTCGTCGGCCTGGCTCTGGGCCCGGGTGGCTGGCGACCTGATGGACCTCGCCCTCCTGGGCTCCGCCCTCAGGTCGGAAGACTCCCAGCGCGGGCGCGTCGCGGCGGCGGCAGCTGCGGTGGCCGGGGTCACCGTGCTGGACGTGATCACCGGACGGGAGCTGAGCCGCGCCGGAGAGCGTGCAGGCCAAGCGCCTGGCCTCATCGATGTGGCCAAGACGATCACGGTCAATCGCACGCCCGAGGAGGTGTACGGCTTCTGGCGCGATCTGCAGAACCTCCCCCAATTCATGGAGCATCTGGAGTCGGTGCAGGTGCTCAGCAACCGACGGTCACGATGGAAGGCAAAGGCGCCGGCCGGTCGGTCGGTCGAGTGGGAGGCCGAGATCGTCGAGGACCGGCCGAACGAGCTGATCAGCTGGCGGGTAGCCGAAGATGCGGACGTGACCCACTCCGGCAGCGTGCGATTCACCGCTGCACCGGGCGGGAGAGGCACCGAGATCCGGGTCGGGTTCAGCTACGCGCCTCCCGGCGGCGCGCTCGGCAGCCTGGTCGCCAAGCTCTTCGGCGAGGAGCCCGGCCAGCAAGTCGACAGCGATCTCCGGCGCCTCAAGCAGGTGCTGGAAACGGGTGAAGTCGTGCATTCGGACGCCAGCGTACATCGGGGCCCGCACCCCGCGAGACCATCCGCCGAGCTGCTGTGA
- a CDS encoding site-2 protease family protein: MGNVDTPWLVAMARWWYWHLPFGLRVLLLVFMAAWLALLLHELAHALMARLLGVRVWSISLGQGPLLWEGTVGRCRLRLALFPLHGEVRLHDGDAEELGYRDAAAGGGRFEWRAGSWRAPFISAAGSLANMLAAKAVVAYWGSAPRPEPPVLILTLSIFLVNAFMLLNLMPLRGFDGWRIAVHAAAWRRRDLGLDVG; this comes from the coding sequence ATGGGGAATGTGGACACGCCCTGGCTAGTCGCGATGGCGCGCTGGTGGTACTGGCACCTGCCCTTCGGGCTCCGGGTGCTCCTGCTGGTCTTCATGGCGGCCTGGCTTGCGCTCCTGCTCCATGAGCTGGCGCATGCGCTGATGGCCCGGTTGCTCGGGGTCAGAGTCTGGAGCATCTCGCTGGGACAGGGGCCGCTGCTCTGGGAAGGGACCGTCGGCCGCTGCCGGCTTCGCCTGGCGCTCTTTCCGCTGCATGGAGAGGTCCGGCTGCACGACGGGGACGCCGAGGAGCTGGGCTACCGGGATGCCGCGGCGGGTGGCGGACGATTCGAGTGGCGTGCGGGCTCGTGGCGCGCTCCCTTCATCTCCGCGGCCGGGAGCCTCGCCAATATGCTCGCCGCGAAGGCGGTGGTGGCCTACTGGGGCTCGGCGCCCCGGCCCGAGCCCCCGGTCCTGATCCTCACACTCTCGATCTTCCTGGTCAACGCGTTCATGCTGTTGAACCTGATGCCGCTACGCGGGTTCGACGGCTGGCGCATCGCGGTGCACGCCGCCGCCTGGCGTCGGAGGGACCTAGGGCTGGACGTCGGCTGA
- a CDS encoding cation diffusion facilitator family transporter, which yields MASTRIRDDCAHLAQGRTTPLPRLWLVLGLTGAFMVLEIVGGWLSGSLALLADAGHMLTDAGALALALLTAWIARRPANDSKTYGYLRWEILAALVNGAALFGIAGWVVVEAFQRIDHPQPIRSGLFLSIAAVGLVVNLASLWLLHGARAGSLNARGAYLHVMSDALGSVGALGAAAIIWSTGWTVADPIASIALSLLILVGAWRLLRESTAILLESVPGHVSMPEVQRRILAVPGVRAAHDLHVWTVVNGVVAMSGHAVVPDLGAHPGVLDGIRREMATLGIGHVTIQLEVEDECGALREVAPAGHPQPGHLGHRH from the coding sequence ATGGCCAGCACACGTATCCGGGATGACTGCGCGCACCTCGCTCAGGGCCGGACGACACCCCTGCCGCGGCTCTGGCTGGTCCTGGGGCTCACCGGCGCCTTCATGGTGTTGGAGATCGTCGGGGGCTGGCTCAGCGGTTCACTCGCCCTCCTGGCCGACGCCGGTCACATGCTCACCGACGCCGGCGCCCTCGCCCTCGCCCTGCTCACGGCCTGGATCGCCCGGCGGCCCGCCAACGACAGCAAGACGTACGGCTACCTTCGCTGGGAGATCCTCGCGGCGCTGGTGAATGGGGCCGCGCTGTTCGGGATCGCCGGCTGGGTCGTGGTGGAGGCATTCCAGCGCATCGATCATCCGCAGCCGATCCGGAGCGGGCTGTTCCTGTCGATCGCGGCGGTGGGGCTGGTGGTGAATCTGGCCAGCCTGTGGCTGCTGCACGGGGCCCGCGCCGGCAGTCTCAACGCGCGGGGGGCCTATCTCCACGTGATGAGCGACGCGTTGGGGTCGGTGGGAGCGCTGGGTGCCGCGGCGATCATCTGGAGCACCGGGTGGACCGTGGCCGACCCGATCGCCTCCATCGCGCTCTCGCTGCTGATTCTGGTCGGCGCGTGGCGGCTGCTCCGGGAGAGCACCGCCATCCTGCTCGAGTCGGTGCCGGGTCATGTGTCCATGCCCGAGGTGCAGCGGCGGATTCTAGCCGTGCCCGGGGTCCGGGCGGCACACGATCTTCACGTCTGGACTGTCGTCAACGGGGTGGTCGCCATGAGTGGACACGCCGTCGTGCCCGATCTGGGTGCGCACCCCGGGGTGCTGGACGGGATTCGCCGCGAGATGGCTACGCTGGGCATCGGTCACGTGACCATTCAACTGGAGGTCGAGGACGAGTGTGGCGCGCTGCGGGAGGTCGCCCCCGCCGGGCACCCCCAGCCTGGCCACTTGGGACACCGCCATTGA
- a CDS encoding MHYT domain-containing protein, translating to MPLHAAYSPLLVVLSVLIASAASYTALDLAGRVTAARGRGRLPWLAGGSLAMGVGIWSMHFVGMLAFHLPVPIGYEVGRVLLSVLVAVAASALALVVVSRPEVGLLGLAVGALCMGPAIAGMHYIGMAALNVPAAMRFEPVLVTASVAIAIAASFVGLALAYHFRQDEGAGRVARRLGSGFVMGVAIAGMHYTGMAAADFTTPGRTGASLGGVLATRELAIGVTLGALLILALGLLGAMVDRWLRQRGELAERRQQSQKLEAIGQLAGGIAHDFNNLLTAILGNAAFVLASTPPDDPRHADVREIERAATRAAELTHQLLAFGRKQVLRPTSLDLNSTLSQTMRMLTRLVGEHIDIAVVPDPILWEVEADPAQLEQVIVNLVVNARDAMPDGGKLTIETQNVTLQPGSTSQHIGAPAGDYVMIAFTDTGVGMDPATQDRIFEPFFTTKALGKGTGLGLATVYGIVRQSGGSISVYSEPNRGTTFKVYLPRVPESVPAASESVGPAASTSGTETVLVVEDEEAVRQLAARTLFVRGYTPLVANTGEEALRLSEQHAGPIHLLLTDVVLPRMSGSRLAESLLAARPEIRVLYMSGFAENAIVHNGVLQPGTDFIQKPFTPHVLAVKLREVLAGASARG from the coding sequence ATGCCGCTGCACGCAGCCTACAGCCCCTTACTGGTCGTCCTCTCGGTCCTGATCGCGAGCGCCGCGTCCTATACGGCGCTCGATCTGGCGGGCCGGGTCACGGCCGCCCGCGGCCGCGGGCGCCTGCCGTGGCTCGCCGGCGGGTCTCTGGCCATGGGCGTCGGCATCTGGAGCATGCACTTCGTGGGCATGCTCGCGTTCCACTTGCCCGTACCCATCGGCTACGAGGTCGGCCGGGTGCTGCTGTCGGTACTGGTGGCGGTGGCTGCCTCGGCGCTGGCGTTGGTTGTGGTCAGTCGCCCGGAGGTGGGCCTGCTCGGCCTGGCGGTGGGCGCGCTCTGCATGGGGCCGGCGATCGCGGGGATGCACTATATCGGGATGGCCGCGCTCAACGTGCCCGCGGCGATGCGTTTCGAGCCCGTCCTGGTGACTGCCTCGGTGGCCATCGCGATCGCCGCCTCGTTCGTCGGCCTGGCGCTGGCCTACCACTTCCGCCAGGACGAGGGCGCCGGCCGGGTGGCGCGGCGCCTGGGAAGCGGATTCGTGATGGGGGTCGCCATCGCCGGCATGCACTACACCGGGATGGCGGCCGCCGACTTCACCACGCCAGGTCGCACCGGCGCGTCGCTGGGCGGCGTCCTTGCCACCCGTGAACTCGCCATCGGAGTGACCCTTGGCGCCCTCTTGATCCTCGCGCTCGGTCTGCTGGGTGCGATGGTGGATCGCTGGCTCCGCCAGCGGGGCGAGCTCGCCGAGCGGCGGCAGCAGTCCCAGAAGCTCGAGGCGATCGGGCAGCTGGCCGGTGGCATCGCGCATGACTTCAACAACCTGCTGACCGCCATCCTGGGGAATGCCGCCTTCGTGCTCGCGTCCACCCCGCCCGACGATCCCCGCCACGCCGATGTCCGCGAGATCGAGCGCGCCGCGACCCGCGCAGCGGAGCTCACCCACCAGCTCCTCGCCTTCGGCCGGAAACAGGTCCTGAGACCCACGTCCCTCGACCTCAACTCCACGCTCTCCCAGACCATGCGGATGCTCACCCGGCTGGTCGGGGAGCACATCGACATCGCGGTTGTTCCCGATCCCATCCTGTGGGAGGTCGAGGCCGACCCAGCCCAGCTGGAGCAGGTGATCGTCAACCTGGTGGTGAACGCGCGGGACGCGATGCCGGACGGCGGCAAGCTCACGATCGAGACCCAGAACGTGACGCTCCAGCCGGGGTCCACCAGCCAGCACATCGGGGCCCCCGCGGGCGACTACGTGATGATCGCCTTCACCGACACTGGAGTCGGAATGGACCCGGCCACCCAGGACCGCATCTTCGAGCCGTTCTTCACCACGAAGGCGCTGGGCAAGGGCACCGGCCTCGGACTCGCGACGGTATACGGTATCGTGCGGCAGAGTGGCGGCAGCATCTCGGTCTATAGCGAGCCGAACCGCGGCACCACCTTCAAGGTGTATCTCCCCCGAGTGCCCGAATCGGTGCCAGCGGCCAGCGAGTCGGTCGGGCCGGCCGCGAGCACCAGCGGAACGGAAACGGTTCTGGTGGTGGAGGACGAGGAGGCTGTGCGCCAGCTCGCCGCGCGCACGCTGTTCGTGCGGGGCTACACGCCGCTGGTGGCCAACACCGGGGAAGAGGCCCTCAGGCTGAGCGAGCAGCACGCGGGGCCGATCCACCTGCTCCTGACCGACGTGGTCCTGCCCCGCATGAGCGGCTCCAGGCTGGCGGAATCACTGCTGGCCGCCCGACCCGAGATTCGGGTGCTCTACATGTCCGGCTTCGCCGAGAACGCGATCGTCCACAACGGTGTGCTGCAGCCCGGCACCGATTTCATTCAGAAGCCGTTCACGCCCCATGTGCTGGCGGTCAAGCTGCGGGAAGTTCTCGCGGGCGCTTCCGCCAGGGGATAG
- a CDS encoding Gldg family protein, with protein MTRIWIVARRELKSLVDLPTGYVLLVVFLTINAFLFFRQAYLAQVASLRPMLDLLPWELLFFVPAVSMRSLAEDLRGGQIEVVLAQPLSELELLLGKYLGAVLFLWIALALSLAIPLALSLGAALPWGTILSQYLGAALLAAGLAGIGVWASSLTRSQITAFILAAGLMFLLVLLGLNPLIVGLPPGIGAVAARIGVLSHFESLGRGVIDLRDVVYFLSLAGVFLALAYGALLGRKLAPAGGTRRRLRAGVGVLVASLIVVNLLGSYIGGRLDLSPGKAYTLSPATRKILGGLDDLVTIKVYATPELPTEVALMKRDVDDMLRDIRSAGHGRIRVVERDPSSDDAVRREAESAGIQPVQFNVIGQSELQVKQGYLGLAIQHGSQTETVPFVQRTDDLEYRLISSIRNLTRQHKPALGLVTAAPGPEATFQQLQEELAKSYDVRTISLADSTQPAADVIALVLAGTPDSLPAAQLARVERFLDRGGSLLVLSGGMEVSQETPSARPRPVAWNPLLKRFGLQIRQDLAYDLVANEAIPVPSDFGRVLQVYPFFIRAQSTRLSALNQDLGAVVLTWASTVDTTGAPKGSVTPLLLSSNAAGVYTTGTSIDPGQDFPQSGLSRRLLAVQVTPSGKAKGRAVVVGSLDFATDRFVRSAPENLAFTLNAIDWLAQDEGLIAIRSKDRRPVPLVFASATQREAAKYLNLIGLPLLVAAVGAAHLIRRRRRTRQPYQPLVPVSEGAP; from the coding sequence ATGACGCGTATCTGGATCGTCGCGCGGCGCGAGCTCAAGTCGTTGGTCGACCTGCCGACCGGCTACGTGCTGCTGGTGGTGTTCCTCACCATCAACGCCTTCCTCTTCTTCCGGCAGGCCTACCTGGCCCAGGTAGCCAGCCTGCGGCCGATGCTCGACCTGCTGCCCTGGGAGCTGCTCTTCTTCGTTCCGGCCGTGAGCATGCGGTCGCTGGCGGAGGACCTGCGGGGCGGGCAGATCGAGGTCGTGCTCGCCCAGCCGCTGAGCGAGCTCGAGCTGCTGCTGGGCAAGTATCTCGGTGCGGTGCTGTTTCTCTGGATCGCCCTGGCGCTCAGCCTGGCGATTCCGCTGGCACTCTCGCTGGGCGCGGCGCTGCCGTGGGGAACCATCCTGTCCCAGTACCTGGGCGCGGCGCTACTGGCGGCGGGCCTGGCCGGCATCGGGGTCTGGGCCTCCAGCCTCACCCGAAGCCAGATCACGGCGTTCATTCTGGCGGCCGGCCTCATGTTCCTGCTGGTGCTGCTGGGACTGAATCCGTTGATCGTCGGGCTGCCCCCGGGAATCGGCGCCGTGGCGGCGCGTATCGGGGTGCTGTCTCACTTCGAGAGCCTTGGCCGGGGCGTGATCGATCTCCGGGACGTGGTCTACTTCCTCTCGCTGGCGGGCGTGTTCCTCGCGCTGGCGTATGGAGCCCTGCTGGGACGGAAGCTGGCGCCGGCCGGTGGCACCCGGCGCCGGCTCCGCGCGGGGGTCGGCGTGCTGGTGGCCTCGCTCATCGTGGTGAACCTGCTGGGGAGCTACATCGGCGGCCGCCTGGACCTCTCGCCCGGCAAGGCGTACACCCTCTCGCCGGCCACCCGCAAGATCCTCGGCGGCCTGGACGACCTGGTGACGATCAAGGTCTACGCCACCCCGGAGCTGCCGACCGAGGTGGCGTTGATGAAGCGCGATGTGGACGACATGCTCCGGGACATCCGCAGTGCGGGGCATGGCCGGATCCGGGTGGTGGAGCGAGACCCGTCCAGCGACGACGCGGTCCGCCGGGAGGCCGAGTCCGCCGGGATCCAGCCGGTGCAGTTCAACGTCATCGGGCAGTCGGAGCTGCAGGTCAAGCAGGGCTACCTCGGACTGGCGATCCAGCACGGCTCCCAGACCGAGACGGTGCCGTTCGTCCAGCGCACCGACGACCTGGAGTACCGGCTCATCTCCTCCATCCGAAACCTCACCCGCCAGCACAAGCCGGCGCTCGGTCTGGTGACCGCCGCCCCGGGGCCGGAGGCAACCTTCCAGCAGCTTCAGGAGGAGCTCGCCAAGTCCTACGACGTTCGGACGATCAGCCTGGCGGATTCGACCCAGCCGGCAGCCGACGTCATCGCGCTGGTGCTGGCCGGCACGCCGGATTCGCTCCCCGCGGCACAGCTGGCCCGGGTCGAGCGATTCCTGGACCGGGGCGGGAGCCTGCTGGTCCTGAGCGGCGGCATGGAGGTGTCCCAGGAAACGCCATCGGCGCGCCCTCGCCCGGTGGCCTGGAACCCGCTGCTCAAGCGATTCGGGCTCCAGATCCGGCAGGATCTCGCCTACGACCTCGTGGCCAATGAGGCGATCCCGGTTCCCAGCGACTTCGGCCGGGTGCTCCAGGTGTATCCGTTCTTCATCCGGGCCCAGAGCACCCGGCTCTCCGCCCTCAACCAGGATCTCGGAGCCGTGGTCCTCACCTGGGCCAGCACGGTCGATACGACCGGCGCGCCCAAGGGAAGCGTCACTCCACTGCTCCTCTCCAGCAACGCCGCGGGCGTCTATACCACCGGCACGTCGATCGATCCCGGGCAGGATTTCCCCCAGAGCGGGTTGAGTCGGCGGCTGCTGGCCGTCCAGGTCACTCCGTCGGGCAAGGCGAAGGGGCGGGCGGTGGTGGTGGGGAGTCTCGATTTCGCCACCGACCGCTTCGTGCGTTCGGCGCCGGAGAACCTGGCCTTCACGCTGAATGCGATCGACTGGCTGGCCCAGGATGAGGGACTGATCGCGATCCGCTCCAAGGATCGTCGGCCGGTGCCGCTGGTCTTCGCCAGCGCCACCCAGCGGGAAGCGGCGAAATACCTCAACCTGATCGGACTTCCCCTGCTGGTGGCGGCCGTGGGTGCCGCCCACCTGATCCGGCGGCGCCGGCGCACCCGCCAGCCGTACCAGCCACTGGTGCCGGTCTCCGAAGGAGCACCATGA
- a CDS encoding DUF4340 domain-containing protein: MSARQLARIAILFGVLLLLWGAAALARHRESAPATADLFTLPSIKRAALDSVWIARPADTVVLRRRDSTWTANGHPASTAAVGDLFAALSDTAPASELVAERRASHAGLGVDGAGGTRVRMFGQGRTLADLVVGHRTPDLGGIYLRRTGQDVTYLVRGAMPAALDRSGAEWRDRRIGAVPAESIATVDASRGTRGYTLRRSHGHWSFASGAAADSGAVAALLASYRDLEATGFASDAQADSAHFERPDRRVRLLRPDGTPLLTLLFDSTSSGYWLRPDTSKTVYKVESWTADHLVPPDSTLRTHH, translated from the coding sequence ATGAGCGCCCGCCAGCTGGCCCGGATCGCCATCCTTTTCGGGGTGCTGCTCCTCCTCTGGGGCGCTGCGGCGCTGGCCCGGCATCGCGAGTCCGCCCCCGCCACGGCCGACCTGTTCACCTTGCCATCCATCAAGCGAGCAGCGCTGGACAGCGTGTGGATCGCGAGGCCGGCGGACACGGTGGTCCTGCGGCGCCGGGATAGCACCTGGACGGCCAACGGCCATCCCGCATCCACCGCCGCGGTGGGCGACCTCTTTGCGGCGCTGAGCGATACCGCGCCTGCCAGCGAGCTGGTAGCGGAACGGCGTGCCTCCCATGCGGGCCTGGGGGTCGATGGCGCGGGAGGCACTCGGGTGCGGATGTTCGGCCAAGGCCGTACCTTGGCCGACCTGGTCGTGGGCCATCGGACCCCGGACCTGGGCGGCATCTATCTGCGCCGCACCGGCCAGGATGTCACGTACCTGGTGCGTGGGGCCATGCCGGCGGCGCTGGACCGGAGCGGGGCGGAGTGGCGAGACCGGCGCATCGGCGCCGTGCCGGCGGAGAGCATCGCCACGGTGGACGCGTCGCGCGGAACCCGCGGGTATACACTCCGCCGATCCCACGGCCACTGGAGCTTCGCCTCGGGAGCGGCTGCCGACTCAGGGGCGGTGGCCGCGCTACTGGCGAGCTACCGCGACCTGGAGGCCACGGGCTTCGCATCCGACGCGCAGGCCGACTCGGCACATTTCGAGCGCCCTGACCGGCGGGTCCGCCTGCTCCGGCCCGACGGGACACCGCTGCTTACCCTGCTCTTCGATTCGACGAGCTCCGGGTATTGGCTCCGGCCGGATACCTCGAAGACGGTGTACAAGGTGGAGTCCTGGACGGCGGACCACCTGGTGCCGCCGGACAGCACTCTCCGGACGCATCACTGA
- a CDS encoding zinc-dependent alcohol dehydrogenase, giving the protein MKANCWIDKRKVRVEEVPDPKILNTRDAIVRVTSTAICGSDLHLYNGFVPTMEKGDILGHEFMGEVVELGPSVKNLKVGDRVVVPFPIACGQCTMCRRDLFSLCENSNPNAWMAEKLWGHSPAGLFGYSHMLGGYAGGQAEYARVPFADVGPLKVPDGLRDEQVLFLSDIFPTGYMGAEMCGIQPGDVIAVWGAGPVGLFAIASAYLLGAERVIAIDRFPYRLQLARERAGAAATINYEEVDVQDALREMTAGRGPDACIDAVGMEAHGHAAIYAYDRAKQALMLETDRPIALREAILACRNGGTVSVIGIYGGFIDKFPMGAVVNRSLTIRSGQCHVQRYMRPLLERIERGEIDPSFVVTHRMALEEAPRGFDMFLNKRDNCEKVVLTM; this is encoded by the coding sequence ATGAAAGCCAACTGCTGGATCGACAAGAGGAAGGTGCGGGTCGAGGAGGTGCCCGACCCTAAGATCCTCAACACCCGCGACGCCATCGTCCGGGTCACCTCCACCGCGATCTGCGGCTCGGATCTGCATCTCTACAACGGCTTCGTCCCCACCATGGAGAAGGGCGACATCCTGGGCCACGAGTTCATGGGGGAGGTGGTCGAGCTGGGTCCATCGGTGAAGAACCTGAAGGTGGGCGACCGGGTGGTCGTTCCCTTTCCGATCGCCTGCGGGCAGTGCACCATGTGCCGGCGGGACCTCTTCTCCCTCTGCGAGAACTCCAATCCCAACGCCTGGATGGCGGAGAAACTTTGGGGTCATTCGCCGGCCGGCCTGTTCGGCTACTCCCACATGCTGGGGGGCTACGCGGGCGGTCAGGCGGAGTACGCCCGGGTACCGTTCGCCGACGTCGGACCGCTGAAGGTGCCGGATGGATTGCGCGACGAGCAGGTGCTGTTCCTGTCCGACATCTTCCCGACCGGGTACATGGGAGCGGAAATGTGCGGCATCCAGCCGGGCGACGTCATCGCAGTGTGGGGAGCGGGTCCAGTGGGACTCTTCGCCATCGCCAGCGCCTACCTGCTCGGCGCCGAGCGGGTGATTGCGATCGACCGGTTCCCCTACCGGCTCCAGCTCGCCAGGGAGCGGGCCGGGGCAGCCGCGACCATCAATTACGAGGAGGTCGACGTCCAGGACGCGCTGCGGGAGATGACGGCCGGGCGGGGACCCGACGCCTGCATCGATGCAGTCGGCATGGAGGCCCATGGCCACGCCGCGATCTATGCCTACGACCGGGCCAAGCAGGCGCTCATGCTGGAGACCGACCGGCCGATCGCGCTCAGGGAAGCCATCCTCGCCTGCCGCAACGGGGGCACCGTGTCGGTGATCGGGATCTACGGCGGCTTCATCGACAAGTTCCCGATGGGTGCGGTAGTGAATCGCTCGCTCACCATCCGGTCGGGGCAGTGCCACGTGCAGCGCTACATGCGTCCCTTGCTGGAGCGGATCGAGCGGGGCGAGATCGATCCCAGCTTCGTCGTCACCCACCGGATGGCGCTGGAGGAAGCCCCTCGCGGGTTCGACATGTTCCTGAACAAGCGGGACAACTGCGAGAAGGTGGTGCTCACGATGTGA
- the typA gene encoding translational GTPase TypA, whose amino-acid sequence MIRNLAIIAHVDHGKTTLVDQMLRQAGAFRANQQVEERVMDSNPLERERGITILAKNTAVRWQGVKINIVDTPGHADFGGEVERILRMVDGVLILVDAAEGPMPQTRFVTRKALALGLRPIVAINKIDRADAEPLRVHDEVLGLFIDLEATPEQLDAPFLYTSSRAGTATLELDHPGTDLQPLFRTILDYVPAPKGDPEGPFQMLVSTLDFSTFLGRIAIGRIERGRVRVGDQVALLPLGEPGLVTDETFERNRVTRLYTFDGLHRVEVDVAGAGDIVALSGFETIEIGRTFTSVEAPERLAGIAVEEPTISVDFIVNNSPFAGREGKYVTSRQLRDRLFRELERNVALRVEPTDSPDTHTVSGRGELHLGILMETMRREGFEFQVSRPRVITKLGKDGERLEPYEELTVDVPEEYMGVVMEKLGPRRGEMTEMRNPGQGMVRLTFRIPARGLFGYRSEFLTDTRGTGIMHHRFLDYGPWAGPLAGRKRGVLVADREGSVVAFALGNLQERAQMFVTPGDQVYEGMIAGESSRPGDMDVNVTKEKKLTNMRTTASDDNVILEPPRQITLEYALEYIEEDELIEVTPRNIRLRKRVLTANERKKAARAARVADAS is encoded by the coding sequence TTGATTCGTAACCTGGCCATCATCGCTCACGTCGACCACGGCAAGACCACGCTGGTGGACCAGATGCTGCGGCAGGCCGGGGCGTTCCGCGCCAACCAGCAGGTGGAGGAGCGGGTGATGGACTCGAACCCGCTGGAGCGGGAGCGGGGCATCACCATCCTGGCCAAGAATACCGCGGTGCGCTGGCAGGGCGTGAAGATCAACATCGTGGATACCCCGGGCCACGCCGACTTCGGCGGCGAGGTCGAGCGCATCCTCCGAATGGTGGACGGCGTGCTGATCCTGGTCGACGCGGCCGAGGGACCGATGCCGCAGACCCGCTTCGTCACCCGCAAGGCGCTCGCGCTGGGGCTCAGGCCCATCGTGGCGATCAACAAGATCGACCGGGCCGACGCCGAGCCGCTTCGGGTGCACGACGAAGTGCTCGGCCTGTTCATCGATTTGGAGGCGACGCCGGAGCAGCTCGACGCGCCGTTCCTCTACACCTCCAGCCGCGCGGGGACGGCCACCCTCGAGCTGGATCACCCCGGCACCGATCTCCAGCCGCTGTTCCGCACCATCCTCGATTACGTGCCTGCGCCCAAGGGTGACCCTGAGGGTCCCTTCCAGATGCTGGTCTCCACCCTGGACTTCTCCACCTTCCTCGGCCGGATCGCCATCGGCCGCATCGAGCGGGGACGGGTGCGGGTGGGAGACCAGGTGGCGCTGTTGCCGCTGGGAGAGCCGGGACTGGTGACCGACGAGACGTTCGAGCGCAATCGAGTCACCCGGTTGTACACGTTCGACGGGCTTCACCGGGTGGAGGTCGACGTGGCCGGCGCGGGTGACATCGTGGCGCTCTCCGGGTTCGAGACCATCGAGATCGGACGGACCTTTACCTCGGTGGAGGCGCCCGAGCGGCTGGCCGGGATCGCCGTCGAGGAGCCGACCATCTCGGTCGACTTCATCGTCAACAACAGCCCCTTTGCCGGACGGGAGGGCAAGTACGTCACCAGCCGCCAACTCCGTGACCGGCTCTTCCGGGAGCTGGAGCGGAACGTGGCGCTCCGGGTCGAGCCCACCGACAGCCCCGACACGCACACGGTCAGCGGCCGGGGCGAGCTGCACCTGGGCATCCTGATGGAGACGATGCGGCGGGAAGGATTCGAGTTCCAGGTGTCCCGGCCGCGGGTCATCACCAAGCTGGGGAAGGATGGAGAGCGGCTGGAGCCGTACGAGGAGCTGACGGTCGATGTGCCCGAGGAGTACATGGGCGTCGTCATGGAGAAGCTGGGGCCGCGCCGGGGCGAGATGACCGAGATGCGGAACCCCGGCCAGGGCATGGTGCGCCTCACCTTTCGTATTCCCGCCCGGGGGCTGTTCGGCTATCGCTCCGAGTTCCTGACCGACACCCGGGGCACCGGGATCATGCACCATCGGTTCCTCGACTACGGACCGTGGGCGGGCCCGCTGGCCGGGCGGAAGCGCGGCGTCCTGGTGGCGGACCGGGAGGGGAGCGTCGTGGCGTTCGCCCTCGGCAATCTGCAGGAGCGGGCCCAGATGTTCGTGACGCCCGGCGATCAGGTGTACGAGGGGATGATCGCCGGCGAGAGCTCCCGGCCGGGCGACATGGATGTGAACGTCACCAAGGAGAAGAAGCTCACCAACATGCGGACCACGGCTTCGGACGACAACGTCATCCTGGAGCCCCCCCGCCAGATCACCCTCGAGTACGCCCTCGAGTATATCGAGGAAGACGAGCTCATCGAGGTCACGCCCAGGAACATCCGGCTGCGGAAGCGGGTCCTGACCGCGAACGAGCGCAAGAAAGCTGCCCGGGCCGCCCGGGTGGCGGACGCGTCCTGA